A window of Macrotis lagotis isolate mMagLag1 chromosome 1, bilby.v1.9.chrom.fasta, whole genome shotgun sequence genomic DNA:
attaatatgtatatttatttttccttttctttctatttcagaTCTATCTACATAATCATCTCTCCTTCATCCTTTACTATCACAGAGAGGATGTAGAAGAAGATCAGGAGCCCAATTACCGCGTCGTCCGCTTTGAGGTGATTCCCCAGAGCATCAGACTGGAGGGTGAGTGGGGGGCCATGGCCAGAGGGGAAGGACTAGGCTGGGATTCTACAGCCAGATTGCTTCTATTTGCAGAGATAGGTAAGAGCTTGAGCtcttgttttttccataaaacttaAGAAAGGCTAGATTCTGGTCAAAGAGAATTTGCTTCTTAGAAGTTTGTCTCTTGGGCCAAAGGGATCCAAAGCAGAATGCAGTGCCCTTTCCATTGTACTATGTTACCTACTAAGTGGACCAGAGGTTGACCAGTCTCTGGAGAGTGAGAGGGGCACATAATTATAGAATGTTAAAGTAGAGCATGGGCACTGAGTTAAGACGCCTTGGGTTTTAAATCTTAACCTTGGGCACCTCTGAACCTCAGTGCCCTTtcctgtaaaatatggataagaCAACAGACCTTATTCCTTCACAGAgttattattgtgaggatcaaatgaaatgatgtatgTAGAGTgctacaaaaatatgaatttgtattGCAATTGCTATCTCTTTTGGGAGATGCCTGGGCTCCCTAAGAATACACTCAGAAATCTCAGGATAGCTGACTTGTGCAGGAGGCTAATCTTAACCCTTTTACTTTGATTCTTTATTAGTGTCCATTTCAGGGACCCCCTTTTTTCACCTCTGTTCTGTAGGATGGGAGATAATAATGATTACAATACTGCCTCTCAGAGTggctctgtaaaccttaaaagtgCTATGAAACTTGAGTGTGTGGCTCTTATGCCTTGACTATAAACTGTGCCAGATATGTGAGGGTTTAGCTAAGTTGGCCTGCTGGAATTGGGAGAGTCTAATCCTCTAAGAATCTCCCATACTCCTCTTCAGTTAACCTCTCATACATAGTACTTTCTGTCTCATGCAAGATCTGCTCTTTTCCCAGCTGTGGAACCCTTTGGGAACATGGTGTAGCCTTCTCCTTTAGCTAGCAGAGTTGGGTACTCTCCCTAACTCACCAGGTCGAGCTGCTGTTATCCGAGTTCATATTTTGTGGGCTAAGGGTAGAGAGGCAGTCTCAGCACCAGGAAACTAATAGACCAGCCTCTCTTGGAGCTCTTGAATACTCTGCCAGGGACAGACCAAGTTTGTATCTCCTGCAGAACTCAAGGTGGATGAGAAGAACTCTTGTACTCTACCTAATGCAGCAAGCTCTGCACCACAAGAAATTGATCCCACCAAAGAGAATCAGCTTCTGTTCACCTACTCTGTGCACTGGGAGGTGAGGCAAGAGCTGGGGTCCTTGGGCAGGGAAGAGGATGGTCTTCTTTTTTGAGGATTCCCACTGAAAGAACCCTGATCCTGCTCTTTGTCTTCTCCCAGGAGAGTGACATCAAATGGGCCTCCCGCTGGGATACCTATCTGACCATGAGTGATGTGCAGATCCATTGGTTTTCCATCATTAACTCtgttgttgtggtcttcttccTCTCAGGTGAGAGTATTGATTGTGGAGGAGGTCTATAGATCAGtcctctccccctcccatttACAAACTGGGACAAAAGCACTGCCTGGAAGGTAGGGCCTTTGGAGGTTGAGAATAATGACCCAAAAGAGTAAAATTATTCTGTGCTTGGAGAATGGAAGTAATTAATGGACTGTCCTgttaaaaagttattaaacttGTTTTGATTAGTCCCAGAGAACAGTTCTCTAAAAAATGCAACAAagcagattttatttttaatataaacttTTTAATAATTAGAGCTACTCAGAAAGGATTTGGGCAACTTCAGATGGCACAggggatttttcccatttctagAGCTCTGCAAGCCCTATAGCCAAGTTATTTCTTGTTGAGTATCTCAAAGAGGCGATCTTTGACTAGATATCCCCTCTGAAGTCTCTTCAAACTGTGGGGGAGTCCCTGGTCCTCTGCATCTAACAGAAGAAGCCCTCCATCAATCCTCAGTGAAGTACCGACAGGCTGAAGAAAGAGAGGCACATAATGGAGCTGATGAATTTATTTGTGTGCATCTTTCAGGTATCCTCAGTATGATCATCATCCGGACTCTCCGAAAGGACATTGCCAACTATAACAAGGAAGACGACATTGTATGATGGCCTTGGTGGGGAATGGGAGAGGGCACATCTTAGCATCAGGGAAGGGAGGAGTTCAGAAGTGATGGAGCTTGAGCTAATGAAGTAGTTTTTTTAAGGTGGTAATCACTATAATATAGACTCACTGTGCTATTTTTGGTGGATTTTTGATATAGGAAGACACCATGGAGGAATCTGGTTGGAAATTGGTACATGGTGATGTCTTCAGGCCACCCCAATATCCTATGATTCTCAGCTCCCTGTTAGGCTCTGGAATTCAGCTCTTCTGTATGATTCTCATTGTCATCTGTGAGTGATATCTTGGGACTTGAAGGGTAATGGTTTTCTTGATGCTCATGTCATTTCTGTGCCATGCTATCTTAGTGAATTAGCCACTTTTTCCCCCCAGGGAACACTTTAGAAAGTATAGGTGCCCAGTGGGTCACTACTTCTTAGGCTTCTAGGTTCCTACCAGGCAATTGCCATTTGAAAAAACTGTCCACACATTTTTTTACTAATCAGTGACCATTATATGTTCCCTGTGGGGTCCcagtcttcctttctctctctttcttacctGAAGCTTAAAGATCAAGTTTCCCATGACCAGTAAGACTGCAGAAATAGTCATAACTATTGCAAAGACTTAGTTGACCTCCATCTTTCCACCTGCTATAAAAAGAGGATTTtcccatcttagaaaaagaatggGCAAAGGAATTGTTTTCAGTTAGAGCCTTGAGATCACAAAAACAGGTGTGGAGTATATTTCTCTGCCTCATCATTTTTGCCTTCTTTCCCAGTTGTTGCTATGCTGGGAATGCTTTCTCCCTCCAGCAGGGGTGCTCTGATGACCACAGCTTGCTTCCTTTTCATGTTCATGGGGTAGGTTGTCTATTCATTCTTTGGATTTGGGAAGAAATcttaatgttctttatttttctttctaaagagTCCTCCTCTAAATATAATAATTCCCAATGTTCTCCAACAGGGTTTTTGGTGGTTTTTCAGCTGGCCGTCTATACAGGACCCTTAAGGGTCATCGATGGAAGAAAGGAGCCTTCTGTGTGAGTAGCACTTAAATAGCTttttttgaccctgggcaagtaacttaatcccagTTGCCTCACTCTCCtccctcccaccaaaaaaagaaatgttgttAGTTCTTTCAGATTAACAGTTATGCACATTCATAAATTGTTCAAACTAGAATAGTTTAATAGACTTCTGCAAAACACTGCAGTCATCTAGGACCTAAAAACCATTGCCAAAAGTATCTTGCCCCTACTAGGAAGGAGGGGTGGAAGGCAGGTAGTTACCTATGATTAACTTGAGAAGTTTGCAGTGTAGTTCAAGCCTGACCTCTGTTTAGGCACCTTTTGAGGGAGAAAGCTTCCTGGGCAAATATATATACTCTGCTTAGGGCAGGGAGAGGGTCTTTGCATACTGGTAGCTTCCTTGAGCCAACCTGACTTCCTCTTGTCATTAGACGGCGATGCTGTATCCTGGGGTGGTCTTTGGCATCTGTTTTGTGCTGAACTGTTTCATCTGGGGAAAGCATTCATCAGGAGCGGTAAGTAGTCCCTAAGCCTCTCCTCCCTTGGTCAAGTCTTTTCCTGTGGTGATGgctgctgtttttctttttggagtCGTGTTTCTGGCAGAGTGCTCTGTACTAAGTAGCATTTTCTCAATGTTGCCTACTTCTACCTCACAAGATTGCtcttaaaatatacttttaaaaaacaggCTTTCCAAGTGTACTTCTTAGAAGTTTTGCAGGCCAAAAAATTGAGTAGGCTTTTCATTTTGGAACTCATAAATGAGGCAGAGACTTATTTGAATGAATCTGTACTGTCTCTAGAATGGACTTTCCTTCAAGCTTCTACCCCCTAACTATATCATCCATTGTCAAACCCAAAGGATTATTACTACAGGTTCCAGACCATGATTCTGGGCAAACCTAGGAAATCCTGTACCTCTTGTTCCTATGGAAAAGTGCCATGAAGATGCCCTTCTCCTTTAAGGATTCTTAATTCTTCTGCATTATATCAAGATGATGGGGAAATATTCCATCTCAGAAGCCAGGAAGGCCATTTTATAGAAGTTGATGTCAAGAAGCAGGACATCTTGGGTCTATGGTTGTGGAGTTTCTGGATATATAACCTTTTGTTCAGTTCTTACTTCTTCCATTTTtaactttatctcttttttgtagCCAGTGCTGACTAGATGAATGGATGAaataatgttttcctttcttattcatgGTGgtattgttctttttcctttccttggacCCCTTCCTTTCTTGTTACTTTGCAGGTTTTCATCTTATTAACTAGAGAACTCATTTTTCCGAACCTATATAACATTTTCTGCTGGGGCCACTACTATCTTTAGCTCTGAATTAGCTACCCTCTGTCCAGTCTTGTCCATTtatgaaataactgaaaaacctTCATCTTTCATGTCTTCCCATTCTGATGTCTCAAGACTGGTTGTTGATCCATCTCTTATTAAAGCATGGTAtcctagaactggaagagacttcagagagtAGTTTTAGTTCTACCTTTTATTTGAAGTAAAAATCCCATCTACAGAATTCCCAGCCATTGATTTTCAACCTCTTTTTTAAGACTTCCAGTGACAAGGAACCCATCTCACAAAGAAGCAaacttgttcctttttttttggcaaggcaatggggttaagtgacttgcccagggtcacacagctaggtaattattaagtgtctgaggccggatttgaacgcaggtactcctgactccagggccggtgctctatctactgcaccacctagccaccccaacctgTTCCATTTTTAAAAGCTCTATTGGTTACAAAGTTCTTACCTATAATGAACTACTCTCTCCTTCCAAGTCATACCTGATCCCTCAAACCATTAGTGCTTTCCCCTCCAAAACCATCTTGTGTTTAActactttgtacatatttatagtttttcatttaaaatatatgttctGTGCACTTACACATGTACTTCCCTATCTACTCCGATAGTGTGGAAGCTTTTTGTGAATTGTTTCAATCTTTTATTTATATCCCTAGTGTCTAGGACAGATCTTGACACAtaacaggtatttaataaatacttgattgattgattgatttgactAATTATTCCCTGGTAACAAAATGCCAGCtgcttatttaataaattttactttGCAAAAAGCTCAAAGACATCTCACCATGTCCTTTTGGTTACTTAAAATCTTCTGTAACATAGTAATATTCTCTACTTCAGCCAGTTTCTACATTTGATGTCATACCAGAAGTTCAGACTAGTTTAGTGAAATTAGACTTATAGCAAATGTCTAAGAATCACAATTTCTTGCCTTAGTGCAAATTTGGAGATCTTTATcaggaaaacattcatttttctccccctGGCTGGGTGGTTAGTAACAACTACCATAACattattacttccatttctttttctttttatactaaCCCAAATACTTTCTACTGTGTTCCTAAGTTTTGTGTATTTTCACAATTATCTAGAAATATttagcttggggcagctaggtgaccctgcATCAGGAGGGACCTGAGTCTAAGTCCAGCATCAGGCACCTaatgattgcctagttgtgtgactttggccacgtcacttaatcccattgccttaaataaataaaattttacagtgggtagagcaccaaccctggagtcaggtgtactgagttcaaatcctgcctcagacacttaataattacctagctgtgtggccttgggaaagccacttaatcccatttgccttgcaaaaacctaaataaataaataaataaaactttttaaaaagaaaagatatatatgtatgtgtagatagatagatagctagacagatagatagatagatatagatatctcaGATAAAGAGAGCTTTAAGGTCTACAAATGGTTTTATCCCAACACCTGTGAAGTAAGTATTGCAGTTGCAAGTATTCTCATTCCCATTAATTGAGATTCTAACTTGAAATTACTAACTTACTAAATCGTCATGCAGCTATTAAGGAAAGACCTTGATTTAGAAGACCTCAGTTCTGAAACCTCTATTTCCACATACTATGTTTCCTCAGTTCAGTATCATCTTGATATATGATACTATGCCACTGACCATTTTACCAACTCTATCAAAAACTCTTATCAAGCACTGTAGTCAACATTTTCGAACATAGAACACTTAACAAAGCCCAGAGCTTTGCCCCCAAGAAGGGAACACCCCCATCAAACATGGGAGACATGTTGTATGTGTGCATGGAGATGGGGATATTACATATAAGGTGAACAGTTGGACTAGAATGCAGAAGGTGTGAAGGAAGAGTATGTCCACTAAGaatcaagggggcagctaggtggcgcagtggatagagcacttgccctggagtcaggagtacctgggttcaaatctggcttcagacacttaataataattacctagctgtgtgaccttgggcaaaccacttaaccccattgccttgcaaaaaaccttaaaaaaaagtcaatcaaggaatttgtattttactcTAGAGGCAAAAGGGAACTAACCATTGGATGGAGACTTTTAAGCAGAAGGGCATTTTAGGAATATCTCTCACTGGCAGTTATTTGGAGAACGGATTGGAGAGGGGAACCACTTAtaggcaggaagaccaattaagAAGCTGTCACAAAAATCTAGGTGAGAAGAGTGCCTGAACTAGAGTGTTGGCCATGTGAGGGGAGAAAACGAGCTATAGGGTGACTTGGCAACTGCTAGAATATAAGGGTTGAAAAAGggcaaagttaaatgattttgagGTTGTGACCTTGAGAGACTGGTAGGTAGCAGCCTTCAAACAAACAggaaagattggaaaaggagagCAATATGTTTCAAACATTGATTTCAAGATGCCTCTGGGAAATCCAGTTGGTGAAATCTAGTAAGCAATTGGTAATCTGAACCTGAACTTAGAGAGTTAGATCTGGAAATCCACAGTTGAGTTAATGAGAGCTGATGCCTAATTAGCCAGAGAAGAATAGAGGGCCCTGGTCAACCTCTCAGGAGTCTTAGGGTATAGGGAATGGTATAAGAATGATAATACaataaagaagactgagaaggaatagCCACTGGAGTGAGAAAAAAAACAGGTGAGAGCAATGTTATTAAAACTCAGGGAGGACAGTTTCTAGATTGAAGTTATTAACCTgggatccatgaacttgttttttaagcattttgagaactatatttcaatatatatattggtttctttcataattttttgtattttactttatgcatttaaaaacatattctGATATGCTGTAGACTTCACAAGCCTGGCAAAAGGATCCATAATACAAAACTTTTTAAGAAATCCCGGTCTGGGAGGAAAGCTTGGTTAATGctacagaaaggtcaagaagacTGAGACCATTGGATTTGGCAGTTAATTATGAAACATCAACGAGCAACTGTTGAACTGTTTAGTTCTTTTGTTGTCTTTTCtgttctaaaataaaaaagtttttagaGCATGGCCTTGGagtccaggagtacctgggttcaaatctgacctcagacacttgataattacctagcttatgtggccttgggcaagccacttaaccccattgccttgaaaaatctaaaacaataaaaataaaaaagttttgacAGTACTTCTTAGGCCCCTCATCTATAAGTGGCCAGTTATTATGTTTGATTATTCTCTACAGGTTCTCCATCACATCCCAGAATACAGAAGACAGGCAAATAGCATTTCTatcaatcacacacacacaaacacacacacacacacagacttctGTACTCTACAGTAGGGAGTACATGACTTGTCTTTTCCCCTTGGGATCACTAACTGATTTTCTAGCAAGCACATACAAGCTTTGTTTTTTCATGGATGCAGCCTTTCATTGGGAGGCTCCAAAATGCATCCTTTTTGAGAAGTACTTCCATTGGGAAGTTACACCATTGTGTAGCTTCACTGGGCAATGCAACAATAGTGGTGTAGATTCAAGAGGTAAGCTGGGTGCCTggattctcctttcttttccttcctttccctctaagTGAAAGttactgtttttcttcttttcctgctCTCTATCAGGTTCTTTCATTCACCAACCTCTAGATCCTCATTTTGAGGTTCCTTTGTCTCCTtagaatcttttatttctttgttaaattttttcttgaggggtggctaggtggtgcagtggataaagcactggccctggagtcaggagtacctgggttcacatccagtctcagacacttaataattacttagttgtgtggctttggcaagccactttaaccccatttgccttgaaaaaaaaaaatttcttgaaccAGTTATAGAtagtgccatccacatccagagaaaaaattatggaatctgaatgcagagcaaagcatactatgttcactttttaaaacttcttttatgttttttctctctcatggttttccccctttaacctggattcctctttcacaatatgacaaatatggaaatatgttaaatatgattttacatgtataacctttatcagatttcTCTTTGCCATGGGGAGGAATGATAGAAgggagcaaaggagaaaaaaggattaatttgaaaactatctttgcatgaaattggaaaaatgaagtaACTTTCCGAAAAAAGTTTTGACTTAAATCTCCCCCTGTGGATTCCCACAGCTTAGGACAAGGGCAGACTCCCTTCTTGGTGCTACATTCtaagaatattgtttttatgaaatCTCAGGCATGCTCTATTCCCCTCTTATGCAGTTAGTAATGGCCAGTGACCAACCTGTATTGAATTTCTGTTCATTAAGCAAACATTAGACAGATTTCTAAAAACTAGGTGGGCAGTCAACTTGGACCTTCATAAACTCATAGAAATTATTAATATCCTGGATACGATGTTTCCAGGTGCCATTCCCTACGATGGTGGCCTTGCTGTGTATGTGGTTTGGGATCTCTCTGCCACTGGTATACCTGGGCTATTACTTTGGATTCCGCAAGCAGCCTTATGATAACCCTGTGCGTACCAACCAGATTCCCCGGCAGATCCCTGAGCAGCGGTGGTACATGAACAGATTTGTGGGGTGAGTTGAGTGCCTGTGGGTTCCTTGGGTGGCAGAGGAGAGAATACCTTCCTTTCCCTCTAAGTGAGAGTTATTTGTTCTTCAAAGGGTGCAGAAAAATGGGCCCTTGGGGATCTTGGCCATGGAACCCTATTTGCTAGGGATAAATTCACTTATCATTTGGTCCTTTgcatcattattttcttcatcataatTCCCATTCAGGTACTGATTTGCAGTTTACCATACATGGTATTCCTTAAAATAGCTCAGTGAGTTAAGTAACATAtccaaccccattttacagatgaaggaactgaggtctaCAGAGAAGTCACATAGCTGGGATTCATCTTACCTGAAACTCAGCCTCAgacttccaattctaaatcctgtGTTCTTCCACTACACCATAGTGGTTTTAATGGTGTTTATTATGAAAATGGACACCCAATTCCAGAGGTCCTTCTAAAGCTACTCTCAGAAGAAGCAAAGCTAGTTAGTGTCCATAGAGAAGGCGTGTTGAGGGGAATTAAAAGGGATGAGACAGTTCCTCTCCCTAGATTGATCTAATGGGAACAAGTGCTGGCAAGGGGAtgtgaagacctgggttcaaatcctgcttccaTCATTAATCACTCACCATAGCCTGTATGTAATCGCAGTGAAATTGCTTCACTattctcagcttcagttttctcttctataaaatgaattggttaTCTCCCTTCATGGGAGAGACACAGGGAActaccaagaaaatattgtacacattgtCAGATAAGGTCATTGTATTAGCCATTTTTGCTGTTCTTGTTAGACTGGAGAGAGTGTGGAGATAAAATAGTTGTGATGCAAATAATAAAGCTTTGATTAAAAAGTTTTTAGAACCCaagtcaaatataaataaataaatattatgccTATCTTTTTATCCTATAATGCTGTCATAAGATAATGTGTGATGAGGGATGTGAACATGGTTTGAAAACTTAACCCCACACAGGTGTGAGAGACCATTGTGATCCATAATAGAAAGCTTCCTGTGTCATCTTGTGCTCTTAACCCAGacctctcctcttcttctcccaTGTAGTATCCTAATGGCTGGAATCCTGCCCTTTGGAGCCATGTTCATTGaactcttcttcatcttcagtgTGAGCATCCCTGTCCTACTGCCCCAACATCCCTTctataaaacacacacatacacacacacacacacacacacacacacacacacatgcccaAGAGAAGGATGTCCAATCAATCCCCTTTTTCTACAAATACCGTACATATGGTAGCTTTGTTCTTTTGTACTTCTGTTATTCCTCTTCTTTGAACTTCCATAACAAAGAGCCCTGATGCCTCTAGTCTCTAGTCTTATAGTTGGTCTGCTTTTTGTCCCAGGTACCATGGGAGAGGCTTGAACCCTCATTGTGTTGATAGCTAAGGCTACCAAAGAAATGATCAGACAATTTCCGAACTAAAATggtccttagaagtcatctaatccagttCCCTTATTTGAATGCCAGAGACATTCCTaaatcacatagccagtaaattGTGGAGTCAAGACTTTAATCTTGGACATCTGACTCAAAGTCCAGTGGTCTTTGCACTATGCTTTAGCTAAAAGCATAGCCCTAATTCCTGATCATTTCAAGGGGTTTGCGTATAGTAGATGCTTAGAGAAGCATTAGTCTTTTAATCCTGCtgtagttttcttatttgtccttttttatgaaaaaatactttttaaaaggaCTGAGTTTTGTGTCATTATTGATCTGTTAAGGCCTCAGTATATACTGCCTCCACTTTTATTGCTTCTGGAATTTATGAGAAGCAGGACAATAAAGGAGACCTGCAAAGCATGGGACAGGGTCACAGCCTTGGGAAAAGTGAGCTTTGCTGACTAGGACTCTTGGCTTCAGGGAAACGCATCGCTCTTCCTGGTGTATTGAAAGCCAATAAGTGTCAGATTCAAAAGATATCCCTATATTCCTATGGGCagaatattgacttagaaagccacaaattaacatttttaattggTGGTTCTTGTTGTTAAAACATTTTCCAGTtagattttaatctggttcaagcCAAATGCCCTGGCCCAAAGGCTGTGAATTTGACACCTCAATTATCCCATCTCTAAGGATAGACCCAAACCACCCCCAGTATCTCTAACTCCTTGCAAGTTTGCTTAGTTATCTACCTTGTAAAAAGAACTTCTCAGCTCATGTGCTGAATCCTGCGTCTAGAATAGGGAAAGCTCaactggttttctttttcctctagcaCTAGGATAGGACAAGAGAATTGGGAAGGGCAGGTTGCCTGAAACACTTTCCTCTTATGTGCAGGCAATCTGGGAGAATCAGTTCTATTATCTCTTTGGCTTTCTGTTCCTTGTATTTATCATCTTGGTTGTGTCCTGCTCTCAGATCAGCATTGTCATGGTATACTTCCAGCTCTGTGCTGAGGTAAGTAAGAATGAAATGATGGGAAACTGGCATCTGGTTTCATTAGTTCAgacccaagaaaaagaaagaattctagaACAAATCTAGATAGGATTGGTTAGAAGCAATCCAAACCCTACCCAAGTGAAAGGAAAACCACATGGTAATCACAGAACCATACAATGTCAGAGTTGAAACAGACCTTTGACTAGAGAATGTTGGAAGCCAGAGGGACCAGACCTtagaacataaagtataaaatgtATTATAGCTATAAAAacttttagaacatagaatgtcactTCTGGAAAATTCTTTGGAATATAGGATattagaggtagaagggaccttagaacacagtcAGGACCCCAGATAAACCTTATTTTCAATCTTGTATCCTATTAAAAGAATAATCCAAATGATTGACCATCTCATCCCCTCAATAAATTGCACTCAGGGGTTTTAGAACTATAGTCAGCCATGGAAGATAGGGAAGGAGGGTCTGGCTGGAGTTAGTCATTTTGATTCTCCCATTTTTCTGCTTCCTGTTTAGGATTATCGCTGGTGGTGGAGGAATTTCCTGGTCTCTGGAGGCTCTGCTTTCTACGTCCTGATTTATGCCATTTTTTACTTCGTAAATAAGGTATAGGTTACAAACTGTAGGCCACCACCATCTCCCATCCCACAGCAATAGAACCACAGTGGTAGGGGATTAGGAAGAGTCAAGTTTCTGAATCTTGATACTCCATATGCCCAAAAGGGTATCCGGCTGTCTCCCTTAATCCCCTCTCCTATCAGAATCTCTGCCCCAGTTCTGTCAGAGGAGAGGTTAGTACCTCATTTCTTTAAGACTTAAGTTCTTAGCTTTTTCTCTCAGTAAACAAATGGATAGGTAAATAATAGTAGCTAGCTCTCAGGTTTGTGGAGCCCTTTACatagttatttcatttaatcctctcaaCAACTATATGGGATATAGATTCTGTTATATGAGGTtcagtgacttccccaggatcaacATCTAGTAAGAATGTGAgacaagatttttattttgggacttcctgaccccaagtctaACTGTAAACTCTGTGCCACCTGACTACCTTATATCTCAGGGTTTGAGAAGAGAACTTCTGGATGGCTGTCCTTTTTGATAGTGCTGTAAAAACTTTAAGGGATTATGTTGTATGAACAATGACTTGTTTGCCAAATTTAACAATAGTTAGAGAACCTGGAGCCTTTAAGTGAGAAAGATGCAACTAGGGAGCTCTGGGTTCTAGACCTAGTCAACTTCTAGCTTTCCCATGTGATCTGGCACCAATCATTCAaccactttcctcatctgtaaaatgaagatgatgctTGTTCCCTTGTGGTGTTATAGCTTTgagcaaaatacttttaaatctcaaattcataaagaaatgtggggcggctaggtgacgtagtggataaagcactggccttggagtcaggagtacctgggttcaaatccggtctcagacacttaataattacctagctgtgtggccttgggcaagccacttaaccccatttgccttgcaaaaaaaaaaaaactaaaaaaaaaaaaaagaaaaagaaatgtgagctTGGAGATCCAAGTTCCTGCACCAGGAGTTCCAGGGCTCCCCCAGGCCACCTCTTGCACAGCAAAGGGACAGAAGGGCCCCAACACTGAGAGAACAGGCAGTCCTGACAAGACTTTCCctgtttgtctttccttcctctAGCTGGACATTGTCGAGTTCATTCCCTCCCTGTTATACTTCGGCTACACAGCCCTCATGGtcctgtccttctggctgctcaCTGGCACTATTGGCTTCTATGCAGCCTACATGTTTGTCCGCAAAATCTATGCAGCAGTGAAGATAGACT
This region includes:
- the TM9SF4 gene encoding transmembrane 9 superfamily member 4 isoform X2, which produces MSSLLQSGDLERNQDWLLPQAIGLLSLVYGISSFYVPGVAPINFHQNDPVEIKAVKLTSSRTQLPYEYYSLPFCQPKTITYKAENLGEVLRGDRIVNTPFQVLMNSEKKCEVLCYQPRKPVVLTVEQSKLVAERINEDYYVHLIADNLPVATRLELYSDRDDDSKKKEKEVQFEHGYRLGFTDASTKIYLHNHLSFILYYHREDVEEDQEPNYRVVRFEVIPQSIRLEELKVDEKNSCTLPNAASSAPQEIDPTKENQLLFTYSVHWEESDIKWASRWDTYLTMSDVQIHWFSIINSVVVVFFLSGILSMIIIRTLRKDIANYNKEDDIEDTMEESGWKLVHGDVFRPPQYPMILSSLLGSGIQLFCMILIVIFVAMLGMLSPSSRGALMTTACFLFMFMGVFGGFSAGRLYRTLKGHRWKKGAFCTAMLYPGVVFGICFVLNCFIWGKHSSGAVPFPTMVALLCMWFGISLPLVYLGYYFGFRKQPYDNPVRTNQIPRQIPEQRWYMNRFVGILMAGILPFGAMFIELFFIFSAIWENQFYYLFGFLFLVFIILVVSCSQISIVMVYFQLCAEDYRWWWRNFLVSGGSAFYVLIYAIFYFVNKLDIVEFIPSLLYFGYTALMVLSFWLLTGTIGFYAAYMFVRKIYAAVKID
- the TM9SF4 gene encoding transmembrane 9 superfamily member 4 isoform X1 — its product is MAPGVTPFRPAASRRLRGPPSSPRARAPAFPVIGPGAPRRPRTDGPGRTALSPGSDSVRPGAPLPLTSAAATRGSKMAVAMDWLLPQAIGLLSLVYGISSFYVPGVAPINFHQNDPVEIKAVKLTSSRTQLPYEYYSLPFCQPKTITYKAENLGEVLRGDRIVNTPFQVLMNSEKKCEVLCYQPRKPVVLTVEQSKLVAERINEDYYVHLIADNLPVATRLELYSDRDDDSKKKEKEVQFEHGYRLGFTDASTKIYLHNHLSFILYYHREDVEEDQEPNYRVVRFEVIPQSIRLEELKVDEKNSCTLPNAASSAPQEIDPTKENQLLFTYSVHWEESDIKWASRWDTYLTMSDVQIHWFSIINSVVVVFFLSGILSMIIIRTLRKDIANYNKEDDIEDTMEESGWKLVHGDVFRPPQYPMILSSLLGSGIQLFCMILIVIFVAMLGMLSPSSRGALMTTACFLFMFMGVFGGFSAGRLYRTLKGHRWKKGAFCTAMLYPGVVFGICFVLNCFIWGKHSSGAVPFPTMVALLCMWFGISLPLVYLGYYFGFRKQPYDNPVRTNQIPRQIPEQRWYMNRFVGILMAGILPFGAMFIELFFIFSAIWENQFYYLFGFLFLVFIILVVSCSQISIVMVYFQLCAEDYRWWWRNFLVSGGSAFYVLIYAIFYFVNKLDIVEFIPSLLYFGYTALMVLSFWLLTGTIGFYAAYMFVRKIYAAVKID